DNA from Agarilytica rhodophyticola:
TGGGTATATGCAAACAGCGCCCAGTTAACAGTGCACCGAAAACGGTTGTGTGTCCTAAATCAGCTGCTAAAGAACCCAAGCTCATGAGACTGACATTAGCCTCAGTGGCTGAGGGTAATTCGAGGCGCTTATCAATAGCGCTAATATAGTGAGCTAAATTTCGATGTGTCACACATACCGCTTTAGATTTACCGGTTGACCCAGATGTAAAAATAAAGTACGCGGGTTGATCCTGATGATAAATATGATTAGGAATATCATTCTTTACCTTAGGAAAAGAATCTAGGCTAGCGATACGAATACATTTACCTTGTTTCTCAAAACGTTCTTGTAAAGCGAATAGATCATCAACTTTATAACGATCCTTTTCATAACTATTAACATCAAGAAAGGCAATAGCATTTAATTGGCCATCATTATATAGTTGTTCGATACGAGCCTCAGGCCATTGAGGGTCTAGAGCTGCATAAGCAGCACCTATTTTCCACAGAGCAAAAATACTAACAATCAGCTCATTACTACGAGGCAAACATAGGCCAACACAGTCCCCTTGAACAATCCCCTGTTGCTGAAAATAGTGAGCTAGTATATGGGCATAATCATCTAGTTGCTGATAGGTCAGAACTTTATCCTTATAGTACAGTGCCGATGCATCCGAATAATGCTCGACCTGCTGCTCATATAAATCCAATGCACCTAAATCGGATACTTTTTCTTTTTGTGGTCTATTGAGTTCTTCTAATTTTTCAACATTAGTATGAAGCAAGGCAATATGGTTAATGTAGCAATGAGAGTCTTCGCATATCACCTTCAATAAATGACAGTAATTATCCAAAATGCCTTGCACGGTAGGTAGAGAAAATAATGCGCGGTTATAGCGCCATTTACCAGTAAATGTCTCACGATCATCAAGTACAACTAAATTGAGATCATGAGCCGCGCCACGTTGCTCAGAAAGTAACGTTGCCTCAACCATATTCGCATGCTGTTGAGTATGCACATGAGTCAGAGTAAACATGTGCTGAAATAGTGGTGTGCGCGATGGATCTCGAGGAATATTTAACTGCTCTAACAGAGAACGAAATGGATAATCTTGATGGTGAAAAGCAGCTTTACTAACATCAGCAACACGTTTAACTAAATCGCTAAAACGTGGATTGCCGCTACAATCACAGGTAAGTACTACAGGATTAACCAGATAACCTACTGTACGGCCAAAGCGCTGCTGTAGGCGGCCTGAAGTTGGCGTACCAATAAGAAACTCTTCTTGTCCACTATAGCGGTACAGCAATAACTGAAAAATGCTCAGACAAAAAACATAAGGAGTAACACCTAGCGCTTTAGCGGCTGAACGCAATGCTTCACTCTGAATCTTATCGAGGTGGAAAGTAAGCTCTTCACCTTGATATGTTTGAGCTGCTGGACGTGGATAATCTAACGTCAAAGCTAAATTCTCGTAGCGAGAAGTTAAAGAATCATCGCAGGCATTGTTTGAAGTCAAACTCTTTTGCCAAAATTCTTTTGTATCAGCAAGCTTATTGCTTTGTAATAAATACCGCTGGTGTAGGCACCAATCAAAATAGTCATGAGAGAGATCAGTATATTTTGATTCACTATATTGTGGCTGTTGCTGACCAGATAAATCTTTATAAATACCTAGCAGTTCATCGAATAAAACTTCACACGACCAAAAATCTGCCGCGATATGATGAACAGTTAATTGGAAAACAGTATCTATTACTTTGCCACGACGGTTAATCAATAACTTAGCTCGGCATACATCGCCGGTTTTCAAATTAAAACATTTATCTGCTTCTTGTTTAACTTTTGTGACTAACTCATTTTCATTCAGCGTATTAATGTCTTCAATATCTAATGACGGTGTAAAATCGTCTTTAACGTACTGTAAAATTTCACCATCGTGATCACAGTAAGCTGTGTGCAAAATAAGATGACGCTGACAAAGTAATCGATAGGCTTGCTGCAAGTATTCAACAGAAACATCCTGCCTTAAACGAACAGCATGGCTAAGATTATAAGCAGTATTTTCGGGCTCCATACAATACACAAGCCACATGGATTTTTGGTTTTCACTGGCTGGGAAGTAGCTAAAAAAATCGGGGGACTGCTTAAGCCAGGCGATAACCTCGGCTTTATTTTCTTTTAATTGAATACGTGTTTCTTCATCAATAGGCCAATCTTGGTAGGCTTTAAATTTTAGCGCACTACCGTCCAACCACAATTTTATCCCACGCTGTCTAAGTGAGCGCATTAAAGCTGATAACATTCTTTTAATTCTCCAGCTATGCGCTATATTCAAGGGATGGTGAAGTATCTTCCAATGTCGTATTTTGGCTATCTCCATTAGCAGCTATTGAGTCGAAAGGCTCTGTCATAGCGACAACGACTTTTCGTTCACCTTCAAATGTTCCTCGTCCGTGGGCGACCAACATGTTATCTAACAACATGACGTCACCGGGTTGCCACGGAAAAGACACGGTAAATTCATCGATTACACCACGAATTTCATCGAGAATAGATGTTTCAATTTCGCTACCATCGCCATAGTACACATTGCGCGGCAAGTCCTGCATATCGACACAACCAAGCAACATTTCCCGTACACTTTCATTTAAATTAGAAATATGAAATAGATGTGCTTGATTAAACCATACCCATTCATTTGTCAGTGGGTGTTGCGCGGTGGCCTGGCATAATTGCCGCGTACGTAGCTCACCATCTTCCTTCCACTCCAATTGAATTTTATTATTTTTGGCATAGGCTTGTGCGACCGATATGTCATCAGTATTAAAAGCTTGTTGCCAGGGTATATCTAACCCATTGCCATAATTGCGAACATACATTAGGCGTTTCTTTTCGAAGCGCTCGCGAATAGTGCGATTAATATGTTGATAAATAAGACGACTATCTGCTATAGGAGTGTGACCTCCTCGCGAAGCTGCCGTCACACAGTGAAACCATATATTTAACGGCCAACTTAAGGTATAGGCTTGCTCGTTGTGTAGAGGTATAACTTGATGTGCTGGATATTCAGTTGAGGTATAAACTCCATTACCAAGGTGTGAGCGCGGTGTTGAACCAAATTCATAACGCAATAAATCGAGACCAAATGATTTTACAAAATCGTAAAAATCATTGTCATCAATAAACTTAAACCCTCGAAATAAAATTGCGCCTATGTCACGCTGATAGCGAGTAATAATCTTTTGGATAACTTGATGATAATCACGCCACCGATTACTTAAATTCGTATTTTTTTCACACTCAATAAGCAGAGGTATATTATCTTTCTCATGTGAAATTAAAATACCAGGTACTAACTGACTTAAGTCGCCACTGCGTTCTAATATAGAGTCGTGAGACATTTCAAATTCGCCCACCCTTCGAAGATTGATTTTTATAAATGAGGCTTGATTCTAGACAAGGTGCTAAAGCCGAGAGACAGATACTATTGGCCAGTTTCGGCTTCATTAAGCTGCTCAGCACACAAAGATGACACCAAATTCATCTTTGAGAATAAAAAAATTGCGCACCAGAAATAAAAATTATTTTTTCAAGCAGAAAACATAGGCAGCATGATAACAATTGGTTTCAATAATGTAAATAATATTGATTATCATTTATATTAAATGTAGTATTATGATTATTAGTATAGATATGTTCATATTGTCGTCATAAGCCTCATGGAGCAAGGCGATAAATATAGAAGCGTCTGAATAATAAGGAAGCTAGATAAAGGCAGTAAGGACAAAGTAACAGGCAAATAATCAATGCCACTACTTTTAGCGATCCTATTGTATGGTGAAATTTTCCTAAGCATAGAATCTCGCACGCCAATTTTAAATATTTCTTTAACAACAACATTGAAAGGCAGTTGAAATGAGTTGGGATGACGAAAACACCGTTTTTTTGGTGGTAAAGAATCATGAAGAGCAATATTCCATTTGGCCAGAATATAAAGAAGTACCTGGCGGCTGGGAAGCAGTAGGAAAAACCGGAAAGAAACAAGAATGTTTAGAATACATTGAGACTGTGTGGACGGATATGAGACCACTAAGCTTGCGTAAATTTATGGAAGAAAATGCGTAACAAATAATTAACAAAGTGCACTCTATTATCTATTTAAAACCGCTGTTAACTAAACCTAATAATATAGTGCATGCAAAAACAGTCTAGATAGATTTAGTCAACATTATCTTCCCAGAGGAATAACCATGCACTCTTGCTTGCAAGATGATTTAAACTCTAAGACTTTACAGGCCTCGCCGTTTACGCTCAAAAAGTTTAGTGAACAGGCTGCTATTTCTTTGTCGTATACCAACTATCTAGAACGACAGAATCTACTGGAGTCGAATGCCCGCAGTTATCCTCGTCGTATCCCTATTGCCATAAAACGTGCTCAGGGTATCTATATAGAAGATACTAAGGGACAATTATTTATTGACTGCTTAGCCGGTGCTGGAACACTGGCATTGGGCCATAACCATCCGGTAATACATAACGTGTTAAAGAATTACCTCGATAGTAGCGGCCCTTTGCACACCCTAGATATTACAACACCAACAAAAGATACATTTATCAAAGATGTATTCGATATTTTACCTGCAGAGTTTGCGCAAAAAGCACACATACAGTTTTGTGGGCCAAGCGGCGCCGATGCCACGGAAGCAGCAATTAAGCTTGCCAAAACAGCCACTGGCCGGCGTAGTGTTTTAGCATTTAGTGGTGGCTACCATGGTATGACCCATGGCGCATTGAGCCTTACCGGTAACCTTGCGGCTAAAACTCCTGTTAGCAATTTAATGCCGGAAGTACACTTCCTCCCCTACCCTTACGAGTTTCGTTGTCCTTTCGGTCTTAAAGGGGAACAAAGTATTGCCAGTAATTTACATTATATCGAGAATTTATTGAGCGATCCGGAATCAGGAATTACCACACCTGCAGCGATTATTGTGGAAGCCGTCCAAGGTGAGGGCGGTATGATACCCGCACCCGCTCGTTGGCTTAAGGGTTTACGCGAAATAACAGCTCGCTTCGATATTCCATTAATCTTAGACGAGATTCAATGTGGTATTGGACGCACAGGAGACATGTTTGCATTCGAATACGCCGATATTGTGCCTGATATGATTTTATTGTCGAAGGCAATTGGCGGCGGGCTGCCACTGTCTTTGGTGTTATTTGATAAATCTTTGGATAAGTGGAATCCTGGTGCACACGCCGGAACCTTTCGAGGCAATCAAATGGCCATGGCAGCAGGGTCTGCAACACTTGATGTAATTAGAACAGAGCAACTTTGTCAAAATGCTAGTCTAATGGGTGAACGCCTTCGCCAGCATCTACAAGAGATACAAAGACAATATTCTCACATTGGCGATGTTCGAGGCCGAGGTTTGATGATTGGCGTTGAAATTGTTAATCCAGAGAAATTATTGAACGATGGCTCACCAACCCCATCAGGTGAATTGGCAGCTAAAATTCAACGAGAGTGCTTAAAAAAAGGGTTAATACTTGAGCTAGGTGGTCGCAATGGCTGTACAGTGCGCTTCCTGCCTCCTTTAATTATTAAACCGGAGGAAATCGATCGTGTCGCAGAAATATTTGCACAGGCAACACAGGTCGCTCTCGAAAATACTTAACAACACATTTTAAGGATAAGAGCTGACTAACTATAGATCAGTATAAATTATAGTTAATTCGCTCTAGTGGTCGGGTTTTGCATTACTGATCGAGACAAGGGAATAATAGGTTGATGTTTTTTGATCATCAGCATTATAACTAAGGAGGTGGGACGTTTTTTCCACCATAACTACAATATAATTCGAATCATTAGTATGTACACGAAAAACTTTAATCTTCGGCCACCCTTCATTATCGCCGCACTTAGCGTTGCTGTATCCTCAGTAAACGCACAAACAAACACAGCACGACCTCCTATCGAAGAGGTTTTTGTGGCGGGATATCAGCGGGACTACCGCGAAAATGAAGCCGAATCTGCATTGGGTCTGAACCTAAAATTAATTGAAACTCCGGCAGCAGTTAGCGTCATTACACAAGATTTATTGCAAGATCAACAAGTCAATAACGTCGACGATGCACTGAGAAATGTCGCAGGTGTGACGAAATTTAAAACAGGTAATGGTGGCGAAGAAAGATTCTCAATCCGAGGCTTTGATGCATCACAATCTATTTATAAAGATGGTGCACGTATTAATAACAGCTTTAATGCTTCGAATATACCTTCCACTGAAACTGCAAATATTGATCGCATCGAAGTTCTCAAAGGACCATCAGCCCTTCTCTATGGGCAAGGCGAACCTGGTGGTATTATTAATTACATTACCAAACGACCACAAATAGAGCGCTACGGTTCTATCGAAGTGTTAGCAGGTTCTGATGATTTTAAGAAAATAGAGGCAGATACAACCGGCGCTATTGGGAGCTTGGAAAACTTTGCTTATCGAGTTGTGGCGACTTATGAAGATTCAGAAAGCTTTAGAAATGAAGTTTTCCGCGAGCGGATATTAGTAAACCCAACACTTGCTTACATTGGGAGCGATACTTACGTTCAGGTGGGCGTAGAATATATCGACGATGAATCTACTCAGGATAGAGGTCAAGTATTAGATGGTAACAATGTCCAAGGTTATTTTTACAGTGATCGCCTAAATCGAGAACAGTTTTTCGGCATTCCTGATTGGAATAGAAATACTACCGCTGAATCAACACGTATCTATGCTTTAGCGGAGCATAAAGTGAACGACATCTGGGATATTGCTTTTAGTTACAGCAATACTAAAAACGACAAAGTAAATTTTGACTCATCGCCTGTTGCCCTTGTCGGCGACCCCCTTTTCGCTGTCGTTGGCCCTGAAGGCAGTGCCGTAGATAACTTGGTAGCCATTGGCCCAAGAAAGTCCGACGGTGAAGGTGATAGCGAGCAATTTAAGTTTACCAATACCTTAAGCTTTAGCGATGGTTTTGGCTTTGAACACCAAGTTCTAGCCTCTTATACACGCGAAGAACTCTCTACAGACTCCACCAGCTTTCAAGGCGATCAAGCAGTGCTCTTTAATATTGCTACTGGAGAATATTTCGATGATCCTCGCACACCAGTTACACCTGGCTTAGAAGAAGTTCGGGTTAACGATAATATTACTTTTGGTTTAGTTAATCGTGGCTCTCTTATTAATCAAGATTTTGAAGAACAAGGCATTAATATACTCGACTACGTTCGCTTTAATGAGCAGTGGGCATGGTTAATTGGCGGACGTTTTTCGGATTTTCAAGATAATACTAACGCATCTTTTGACGACGACAACTTTAGTATGCGCACTGGTGTGGTATTTACTCCTGCTGAAGACCTATCATTCTATGCTAGCTATTCCGAAGGCTATACCAATTCCGCTGGCCGACAAGATGAAAATGGTAACAATATTGACCCTGAAACATCAGTATCAATTGAAGCTGGTGTCAAATGGCAGCTACTAGAAGAGCAACTGTTAATTACCGCCGCTCTTTACGATATAGATAAAGAAGATATTGCTTTCATTACCAACCCCGGCGAGCCTGTGCTCTTTTTCGATAACATTGGAGCGGTCAATAGCCAAGGTTTTGAACTTGAAGTTGTAGGTTACATTACTAGCCAATGGCGAATACAAGCAGGTTATACATTCACCGATACAGAAATTACTGAAGGTGGCACCGATGCATTCAGTAGCACCTTTACAGAAGGCAATCAATTTCCCGGTATCGCGGATCACAGCTTTAATTTATTCAGCTTCTACGAGATTCCTATCGGCACTGGTGATCTAGGGCTAGGCGGCGGCGTATTTAGTCAAAGTGATGTATTTGCCAGCCTAGAGAACCGCACAGAATTTGATAGCTGGACTCAAGTGGATTTAGCGGCATACTACAAAATGGACGCATGGAAAGCGCAATTAAATGTTCGCAACATCACTGATGAAGAATTTCTTTTAACCCAGTCTTTTATCTCATCTGATGTTTTCGCAGCTGGTCGAGTAGGCACTTCAATTCCTCGATCAGTCACCGCTTCGATTGCTTACGAGTTTTAACTCATACCTTATAAGCTAAACAAGCCTGGCATAAAAATATGCCAGGCTTAATTTCACCCAAAACATCATGCTTGTACAACATCCTGTGATACGTCAGCAATATCTTCTGTCGCAGGTAGCGGTTGATCTTCTGTTTGAGCTTTTCGATATATACGCATATATACTCCAACCCAGAAAAACAAACCAAGCCAAATAAAAAGAAGAAAAGATAAAATAAAGTACTTAACCGCACGGTTATTTGTTATTCCTAAGGGAAGAGATTCCATATTAGGTACAGCACTTAGAAGTTCGTCACTGGTTAAGCGATGCTCATAAAAATTCCCTTGCTGATCCTCTAAAACAAGTGAGAGTGATGCCACACTTTCATACCATTGCGCTATTGTTTTATCTAACGATTGGCCAGATTGAAGAGCTGGAATATCCAATTGTGCTTTCTGTCCATACCAATCCAATTTAAAATCAGCCTTGATAACATCTTCCTGATTTCGTATATGAACATACAATGATGCTGCTTTAAGGTTGGGCCGGGCATCATTAAACACCAACTCAAAATGACCATGAGTTTGCGAATAACTATTTATTTTTTGTTGCAAATAGCCTTGCCAAGGCCCCAAGCTTTCCATATTAAAGGCGATTTTGTGAGTATCGTGAACACCAGATCCCATACGCTTCATACCAACAACGCTAAATAGCGTCGATAAAATAAGTAAGGATATACTGATCACATGAGCACAAATAGCAAGTCGGCTAACGCCTTTGGCTTTGATTTTCTGAGAATTAACAATACGCCTAAACCAAAGATAAAATCCAACCAAAATAGCCAGGGAGATAAGCAAGCCAAAGAAAAACCAAATTAACTTAGTCCACAAGCCACCGAAGGTACCAAAATGCAATGGATCTACCGTATGAAGCCAGCGATCTAATAACCCCAAATCGGTAGCATTACGCACCTGTAAAACCTTGCCACTATATGGATCTAAAGCAACATAATTTGCAGCGTCACGCACTAACATAGCTTCGGCTTGGCCAAATACATGCACAGGATCGCCCGCTTTGAAAGGGAAGAAAAATGCTTTCACTTCTAAACCAGGCAGAGCCGCTTGAGCTTTTTGGATATAAAGTTCAGGATTGGGAGCATCTAGCAATAACCCTTTTTGCTCATAAACGACTTGATTCTCTTTCGCCAATGCAACTTCTGAGATATCTGTCACTTTTTCTAGCCAATACCATATACCAGTCAAAGCAAACAAAAAAGAAAACAATAAAGACCAGAGTCCAGTGCTATGATGCCAATCAACAAAGAAAACGCGGAGCCCTTTACGCCAACGTAAACGAAATAAATTTTTTAGCCAATTACCCAATAACAAAAAGCCTGTTACCACGGTCACCAACAACGACAAACCGAAGAGGCCAACGATAAACACACCGTTAAAAGTAAACTTTGTTGGTACAATAAAAAGCTGTTTGTGGAAAATTCGAAAGAAATTTTTGATACTCATCCTATCCCGAGCAGCAAGCACTGCTCCTGTAAAAGGATCGAGATAGACAGTCACCTCACCAGAGTCGAGATCTCGTAAAAATACTTGAAGGGCAAGATAATCTTCTGAGGGGCTACGTATAGCATAAATGTTTCCTCGAGGATAAAGTGCCTGCACATTGTGATAAGCACTCGCTAAAGAAATACGCTCCTCGCCTTCTGCAGCTGCAACTGGACGAATTTCACTGTCTAATAGCCAATCAAGCTCATAACTTAAAGTCGCAATCGTGCCGGAAAAACAGATCACAAATAGCAAAAAGCCTAAATTTAATCCTAACCATCCATGAAGTGAAAAAAGGGTTTTATTTGAGATCTTCATATTTTAGAGACTACTCATAGAAAAGCTATTATCACAGTTTGCATATGCAAGCT
Protein-coding regions in this window:
- a CDS encoding TauD/TfdA family dioxygenase, whose amino-acid sequence is MSHDSILERSGDLSQLVPGILISHEKDNIPLLIECEKNTNLSNRWRDYHQVIQKIITRYQRDIGAILFRGFKFIDDNDFYDFVKSFGLDLLRYEFGSTPRSHLGNGVYTSTEYPAHQVIPLHNEQAYTLSWPLNIWFHCVTAASRGGHTPIADSRLIYQHINRTIRERFEKKRLMYVRNYGNGLDIPWQQAFNTDDISVAQAYAKNNKIQLEWKEDGELRTRQLCQATAQHPLTNEWVWFNQAHLFHISNLNESVREMLLGCVDMQDLPRNVYYGDGSEIETSILDEIRGVIDEFTVSFPWQPGDVMLLDNMLVAHGRGTFEGERKVVVAMTEPFDSIAANGDSQNTTLEDTSPSLEYSA
- a CDS encoding MbtH family protein, which gives rise to MSWDDENTVFLVVKNHEEQYSIWPEYKEVPGGWEAVGKTGKKQECLEYIETVWTDMRPLSLRKFMEENA
- a CDS encoding diaminobutyrate--2-oxoglutarate transaminase, whose translation is MHSCLQDDLNSKTLQASPFTLKKFSEQAAISLSYTNYLERQNLLESNARSYPRRIPIAIKRAQGIYIEDTKGQLFIDCLAGAGTLALGHNHPVIHNVLKNYLDSSGPLHTLDITTPTKDTFIKDVFDILPAEFAQKAHIQFCGPSGADATEAAIKLAKTATGRRSVLAFSGGYHGMTHGALSLTGNLAAKTPVSNLMPEVHFLPYPYEFRCPFGLKGEQSIASNLHYIENLLSDPESGITTPAAIIVEAVQGEGGMIPAPARWLKGLREITARFDIPLILDEIQCGIGRTGDMFAFEYADIVPDMILLSKAIGGGLPLSLVLFDKSLDKWNPGAHAGTFRGNQMAMAAGSATLDVIRTEQLCQNASLMGERLRQHLQEIQRQYSHIGDVRGRGLMIGVEIVNPEKLLNDGSPTPSGELAAKIQRECLKKGLILELGGRNGCTVRFLPPLIIKPEEIDRVAEIFAQATQVALENT
- a CDS encoding TonB-dependent siderophore receptor yields the protein MYTKNFNLRPPFIIAALSVAVSSVNAQTNTARPPIEEVFVAGYQRDYRENEAESALGLNLKLIETPAAVSVITQDLLQDQQVNNVDDALRNVAGVTKFKTGNGGEERFSIRGFDASQSIYKDGARINNSFNASNIPSTETANIDRIEVLKGPSALLYGQGEPGGIINYITKRPQIERYGSIEVLAGSDDFKKIEADTTGAIGSLENFAYRVVATYEDSESFRNEVFRERILVNPTLAYIGSDTYVQVGVEYIDDESTQDRGQVLDGNNVQGYFYSDRLNREQFFGIPDWNRNTTAESTRIYALAEHKVNDIWDIAFSYSNTKNDKVNFDSSPVALVGDPLFAVVGPEGSAVDNLVAIGPRKSDGEGDSEQFKFTNTLSFSDGFGFEHQVLASYTREELSTDSTSFQGDQAVLFNIATGEYFDDPRTPVTPGLEEVRVNDNITFGLVNRGSLINQDFEEQGINILDYVRFNEQWAWLIGGRFSDFQDNTNASFDDDNFSMRTGVVFTPAEDLSFYASYSEGYTNSAGRQDENGNNIDPETSVSIEAGVKWQLLEEQLLITAALYDIDKEDIAFITNPGEPVLFFDNIGAVNSQGFELEVVGYITSQWRIQAGYTFTDTEITEGGTDAFSSTFTEGNQFPGIADHSFNLFSFYEIPIGTGDLGLGGGVFSQSDVFASLENRTEFDSWTQVDLAAYYKMDAWKAQLNVRNITDEEFLLTQSFISSDVFAAGRVGTSIPRSVTASIAYEF
- a CDS encoding PepSY-associated TM helix domain-containing protein, encoding MKISNKTLFSLHGWLGLNLGFLLFVICFSGTIATLSYELDWLLDSEIRPVAAAEGEERISLASAYHNVQALYPRGNIYAIRSPSEDYLALQVFLRDLDSGEVTVYLDPFTGAVLAARDRMSIKNFFRIFHKQLFIVPTKFTFNGVFIVGLFGLSLLVTVVTGFLLLGNWLKNLFRLRWRKGLRVFFVDWHHSTGLWSLLFSFLFALTGIWYWLEKVTDISEVALAKENQVVYEQKGLLLDAPNPELYIQKAQAALPGLEVKAFFFPFKAGDPVHVFGQAEAMLVRDAANYVALDPYSGKVLQVRNATDLGLLDRWLHTVDPLHFGTFGGLWTKLIWFFFGLLISLAILVGFYLWFRRIVNSQKIKAKGVSRLAICAHVISISLLILSTLFSVVGMKRMGSGVHDTHKIAFNMESLGPWQGYLQQKINSYSQTHGHFELVFNDARPNLKAASLYVHIRNQEDVIKADFKLDWYGQKAQLDIPALQSGQSLDKTIAQWYESVASLSLVLEDQQGNFYEHRLTSDELLSAVPNMESLPLGITNNRAVKYFILSFLLFIWLGLFFWVGVYMRIYRKAQTEDQPLPATEDIADVSQDVVQA